The genomic window TTTCATCTTGCCGTGAATGTCTCCGCTTCGTCCCTTGCGATGCCATGTTTCGGGGAGAGGGTGGTGGCATTGCTGCTGACGGCGGCGGTGCCTGCGCACCGTCTATCGATCGAGGTGACGGAAATGAGCAAGATGCCGAGCATCGATGCCGTGCAACACAACTTCGATACGCTGATTGCGGCTGGCATAAGATTGGCACTCGATGATTTTGGCACCGGTTACGCGGCGCTCACCTTACTGGCAAGGTTTCCCTTCGAAGAGGTGAAGATCGATCATTGGATGACATCAAGGCTCGACCAGGCGCGCTTCAGGGACGCCGTCGTGCTCGCCTTCGAAAGCGCCGAACGATATGGCGCCAAGCTGGTGACGGAAGGCATAGAGACCGAAGAGCAGTGCCGGATACTGATGCAGATGGGAATCCGTTTCGGCCAGGGCTATCTCTATTCGCCTGCTGTCCCGCTTCAGCGCCTGTTTCGCCAGAGGAGATGCGCGTAACACATCGCGGTAGGACGTCGCCATGAGTTACCCTCGCAGCCGCAGACAGCGAGGGGGCTCATCCGGCGGGGACGGGGGGCATATGAGCCTCCCGTCGTTATCGCATCATCACGATGCCATCGCATCCTCGTATTCGCTCGAAAGCAGCAGCCATTGCTCCTCGGCGTCCGAAAGCTTGGCAGCGGCCTCGCCGCGCTCCTTCACTTTCAGCGCGGCCTTGGCGGGTGCTTTTTCGTATAAAGCAGGGTCCGCCAGCTCCTTATCGAGGGACTGAATCAGTTTCTCAAGCTTTGCCGTCAGGGATTCGATTTCGTTGATCTTTTTCTTGAGCGGCGCCAGCTGGCTGCGCTTTTCCGCATTGGCCTTGCGCTGGTCGGCTTTCGAGGTCTGGTCGGCGGCGGCCTCGGTCTTGTCATCCTTCTTTTTGCCGGAGGAGACGACGAGATCGCGATATTCCTCCATGTCGCCTTCGAAGGTCTTGACCGTGCCATCGGCCACCAGCCACAGCCGGTCCACCGTCGCCTCGATCAGGTGGCGGTCGTGCGAGATGAGGATGACCGCGCCGCTATAATCGTTCAGCGCCTCGATCAGTGCGCGGCGGCTGTCGATATCGAGATGGTTGGTTGGTTCGTCGAGGATCAACAGGTTCGGCGCATGGAAGGCTGCAAGCCCCATCAGCAGCCGGGCTTTTTCGCCACCGGACAAGTCCTTCGCCGCCGTCGCCATCTTTTCCGTCGCAAGGCCCATCTGCGCCACCCGCGCCCGCACCTGCGCTTCAGACGCCAGCGGCATCAGCTTGCGCACATGTTCGACCGGCGTTTGATCCGGCACGAGGTCATCCAGCTGGTGTTGCGCGAAGAAACCGATCTTGAGGCCCGAGGCGACGCGAAGATCGCCCGCCTGCGGCGCAAGCCTGCCGGAGATGAATTTCGCAAAGGTCGATTTGCCGTTGCCGTTGGAGCCGAGCAGCGCGATGCGGTCGTCATTGTCGATCCTGAGATTGAGCTGTTTCAGGATGGATTTGCCCGGCTCGTAACCGACGGCACCGCCATTGATGGCGACGATGGGAGAGGCGGGTTGCTTTTCCGGCTCCGGGAAGGTGATTGGCTGGACGTGATCCTCGATCACGGCGGCAACGGTGCCCATGCGCTCCAGCGCCTTGATGCGGCTCTGCGCCTGCCGTGCCTTGGTGGCCTTGGCGCGGAAACGGTCGATGAAGCTTTGCAGATGTTTGCGCGCGGCATCGTTTTTCGCCTTCGCCTTCATCTGCAATTCATCGGCCTCGGCCTTCTGCCGTTCGAACTGGTCGTAACCGCCGCGATAGAAGGTCAGCTTCTTCTGATCCAGGTGCACGATCGAATTGACGGCATTGTTGAGGAGATCGCGGTCGTGGCTGATGATGATGACGGTATGCGGATAACGCCGGATATAATCTTCCAGCCAGAGCGTGCCTTCGAGGTCGAGATAGTTGGTCGGCTCGTCGAGCAGCAACAGGTCCGGTTCGGCAAACAGCACAGAGGCGAGCGCCACGCGCATGCGCCAGCCGCCGGAGAAGGAGGAGGCGGGGCGCAGCTGCGCCTCGTGATCGAAACCGAGACCAGCAAGAATGCTGGAGGCGCGTGCTTCGGCCGAATGCGCATCGATATCGACAAGCCGCATCTGGATTTCGGCGATCCGGTGGGGATCGGTTGCGGTTTCCGCTTCCGCGAGAAGTGCGCTGCGCTCCTTGTCGGCGGCAAGCACGATCGAAATCAGTGATTCTTCCGTGCCGGGCGCCTCCTGAGCCACCTGGCCCATGCGGGCGAGTTTCGGGATCGTCACCGAACCGCCTTCCGCCGCAAGATCGCCGGTGATGACCCGGAACAGGGTGGATTTTCCGGCGCCGTTGCGGCCGACGAGACCCGCCTTCACACCGGCGGGAAGCGTCACGCTGGCATGGTCAAGAAGCAGACGCCCGGCGATGCGGGCGGAAAGATCGGTAATCGTAATCATGGCGCCGTTTTGGCCGAACTGTCTGGCCAAGGCAAGAGCCTCCGCGCCACACCGTGAGAGAATGCCGCTTCAGGAGCCGAGCTGCGCCAGATAGCTGTTGCGGCTGTGCTGCGCCACCTCCCGCGAGTAGCCGATAACGCAGTTGCGCGTGCCGCTGCGTGCCGAGAGCAAAGCGAGTTCGGCATGGCCGAAAAATTCCCCGGCTGTGGCGGTACCATCCACCTCCGCGACGCCGATCGAAACCGTCAGATGCTCGCCATCACCGCCACTGGTCGCGAAGCGCAGGGCCTCCACGCTTTGCCGCAGCCGCTCGGCAATGGCCTCGGCCGTATTCTGCGGCACGCCGGCAAACAGAAAGGCGAATTCATCGCCACCGATGCGAGCGACGAAATCGTCCTTCTTGACGGTCTTGCGAAACAGCGCGGCGAGCCGTCGCAGCGCCTTGTTACCGGCGGAAGAACCATATTTACCGTTGATTTCGCGGAAATGATCGATATCGAGCAACACCAGCGAGGTGGCGGACGCGGCCCGATCCTTCGCAAAAAGGGCGCCGAGCTTTTCCAGAAAGGCGGCCCGGTTGGGAAGCGCCGTCAAGCTGTCGCGCAGGGAGGCGGCCTGAAGTTCCACCCGGTTTCTTTCGGCTTCGCGGATTTTCACTAGCCCCATGGCGATGAAATGCCGAAGGCTCGTCTGCTCCTCATGAATGTCGCCCAAAAGCTCCAGGAAACGCTCCGTTGCCGGCGGCTCACCATCCTCGCCCTGCTGGAGGCCATCCATGAAGGTTTCGGTGCGCTGAAGGCTCGCCTCCAGCCGCGCGGAAATCTGCGTCAGCGTATCGAAGGCCGCGCTTGCCATCTGTTCGGCCTCGATTCGGGAAAAACCGGGCAGGTTGTGCCGCTGGCCGATAAGATCGATCTCATGCTGCTGCGGCGCGTTGCCGAGCGCGAGAATGTCGCGGCCCATGGCCGGATTGTGGCCCGACAATATTTCATAGATCAGTTCGTAATTGCGCGGTAAAGGCGCAATGTTCATCTTGGCGATGAATTGCGTGATTTTGGTAACGACAAGAGAACTTCTTGCCTGATCACGTTTCTTATCACCCGCCGATGTCGTCACTGACAGCCCCAATACCGATAGATTATTATGAATAGACCGGCGATAACCGATTGTGGAATGCGGCTATTCTTACAAGCAACGGTTTAAAATTGACTGAATCCGCGAAAAGTTTTGGCGTTGCGAAGCGAAAATTTCCACGTCGGACAGATCCACGGATCACACGCGTTTCCTGAGGGATTGTATGACAAATCCTGATTTGATTTCATGGCCCGGCCGCTCTTATATCGCTTCATCGATATTGCAGAAGAGGGCAGCCCATGACGACTTCCAGAACGCTTTACTCGTTGTGCGGAAGCGATATTTCCCGACCGTTCTCTCCCCATTGCTGGAAAACCGTGCTTTCGCTGGCCCATAAGGGGCTGGATTTCGAGGAACGTCCCTTGCCCTTCACGGTCATCCCGACGGTGGAGGATGGCTTTTCGAAGACCGTGCCGATCCTGCGCGATGGTGACCAGCTGGTGAGCGACAGTTTCGAAATCGCGCTTTATCTTGACGAGGCTTACCCGGAACGGCCTTCGCTGTTTGACGGGGAGGGCGGCAAGGCGATGGCCCGTTTTGTCGAAAGCTGGTCGCAGACGGTGCTTCACCCGGCCATCGTCCGCATTGCCGTGCTCGATATCCATAATATGCTGGACGAGCCGGATCGCCATTATTTCCGCGATAGCCGCACGAAAGCGCTCGGCCGCCCGCTCGAGGATGTGGTGGCAAACCGCGAGGCGGAAATCGCAGCCTTTCCGGCATTGCTTGCGCCGATCCGCCGCATGTTGAGCTTCCAGCCATTCATCGGTGGCACCTCGCCGCTGTTTGCGGATTACATCGTGTTTGGTGCCTTGCAATGGGCGCGGATCACCACCGGGGCGGATCTGTTTGCCGATAATGATCCGGTGCGG from Agrobacterium tumefaciens includes these protein-coding regions:
- a CDS encoding ABC-F family ATP-binding cassette domain-containing protein; protein product: MITITDLSARIAGRLLLDHASVTLPAGVKAGLVGRNGAGKSTLFRVITGDLAAEGGSVTIPKLARMGQVAQEAPGTEESLISIVLAADKERSALLAEAETATDPHRIAEIQMRLVDIDAHSAEARASSILAGLGFDHEAQLRPASSFSGGWRMRVALASVLFAEPDLLLLDEPTNYLDLEGTLWLEDYIRRYPHTVIIISHDRDLLNNAVNSIVHLDQKKLTFYRGGYDQFERQKAEADELQMKAKAKNDAARKHLQSFIDRFRAKATKARQAQSRIKALERMGTVAAVIEDHVQPITFPEPEKQPASPIVAINGGAVGYEPGKSILKQLNLRIDNDDRIALLGSNGNGKSTFAKFISGRLAPQAGDLRVASGLKIGFFAQHQLDDLVPDQTPVEHVRKLMPLASEAQVRARVAQMGLATEKMATAAKDLSGGEKARLLMGLAAFHAPNLLILDEPTNHLDIDSRRALIEALNDYSGAVILISHDRHLIEATVDRLWLVADGTVKTFEGDMEEYRDLVVSSGKKKDDKTEAAADQTSKADQRKANAEKRSQLAPLKKKINEIESLTAKLEKLIQSLDKELADPALYEKAPAKAALKVKERGEAAAKLSDAEEQWLLLSSEYEDAMAS
- a CDS encoding GGDEF domain-containing protein; this translates as MTTSAGDKKRDQARSSLVVTKITQFIAKMNIAPLPRNYELIYEILSGHNPAMGRDILALGNAPQQHEIDLIGQRHNLPGFSRIEAEQMASAAFDTLTQISARLEASLQRTETFMDGLQQGEDGEPPATERFLELLGDIHEEQTSLRHFIAMGLVKIREAERNRVELQAASLRDSLTALPNRAAFLEKLGALFAKDRAASATSLVLLDIDHFREINGKYGSSAGNKALRRLAALFRKTVKKDDFVARIGGDEFAFLFAGVPQNTAEAIAERLRQSVEALRFATSGGDGEHLTVSIGVAEVDGTATAGEFFGHAELALLSARSGTRNCVIGYSREVAQHSRNSYLAQLGS
- a CDS encoding glutathione S-transferase family protein, with translation MTTSRTLYSLCGSDISRPFSPHCWKTVLSLAHKGLDFEERPLPFTVIPTVEDGFSKTVPILRDGDQLVSDSFEIALYLDEAYPERPSLFDGEGGKAMARFVESWSQTVLHPAIVRIAVLDIHNMLDEPDRHYFRDSRTKALGRPLEDVVANREAEIAAFPALLAPIRRMLSFQPFIGGTSPLFADYIVFGALQWARITTGADLFADNDPVRDWFEGCLDLYDAKGRSVTAA